A genomic window from bacterium includes:
- a CDS encoding dodecin family protein, whose amino-acid sequence MDSVYKVIDVVGTSKTSWEDAAKNAVETAGKSLEDLRVAEVVKLDLAIEKGKVVAYRARMNISFKYRA is encoded by the coding sequence ATGGACAGTGTGTACAAGGTCATCGATGTCGTGGGGACGAGCAAGACGTCGTGGGAAGATGCCGCGAAAAACGCGGTGGAGACGGCCGGGAAATCTCTCGAGGACCTGAGAGTCGCGGAAGTCGTCAAACTGGATCTTGCCATCGAGAAGGGGAAGGTCGTCGCCTACCGGGCACGGATGAACATCTCCTTCAAGTATCGGGCGTAA
- a CDS encoding DUF4388 domain-containing protein yields the protein MKKFRLDQILLRMGVVSEEQIGKALLRQKARGGKLGSHLLYFRFVTEDQMVQALAEQFAVSGVRLSRCEIPEDVVKRIPVALAEEHVALPFRFDREKGELHVAIADPEDKEALSLLRRSSGAPRVILYIAPESRIRSRIASLYHGRADASSRDHVIDLPDLFEEEKEKRAAGSAEPKAAGGKALPRAGILLYTGQVFLKNVLPSVFEREGARLAVATSVDQIVEALQAGEWNRVLVSEDVRGEFERFLSGPGSRIAVPEVTYFRTVANALLENPVPYEKMFESLLAAVRRIAGPRSAGSAGSPAYALISKEIVEVGRGLGLGRVVVDGLRIAAHLLTPPTERKDGAADHPPRPGANLFGDLDASIRVAVSLEFPWDIAACLRLLGTAAPAGGSSSPPEEGRRALHTAAGLLALVWYRHQALPSLHGGTGGDPEALKSGLRAQAGRLAPSSVVEAYVRVLEQSDAFSGAGKDIIVVGEVDPPSSNLFLELKQHGFRVARVDDLAEARKLFLRRRPAAIVLRVDESLSAADVFCRFLREEEGDSDTVLFAVTQRSEPSFLLNLMDTWFSDVFTLPMNGQVVVARISRALSGRERGAAGPVGQGFSATFKDLSFVDLVQALGTGGKSVRMRIEHVGGVQTDICFRKGRIVFAECGQEKGVDAVYRVICRQDEGSFRIEPIRSFPPENVSVPTDYILLEGSRRLDEHRARH from the coding sequence GTGAAGAAATTCCGGCTCGACCAGATCCTGCTCCGGATGGGGGTGGTTTCCGAGGAGCAGATCGGGAAAGCGCTGCTTCGCCAGAAAGCGCGCGGCGGGAAACTCGGATCGCACCTGCTCTATTTCCGCTTCGTCACCGAAGACCAGATGGTGCAGGCGCTGGCGGAGCAGTTCGCCGTCAGCGGGGTCCGGCTGAGCCGTTGCGAGATCCCCGAGGACGTCGTGAAGAGGATCCCCGTGGCGCTCGCGGAAGAGCACGTCGCCCTTCCGTTCCGCTTCGACCGGGAGAAGGGCGAACTGCACGTCGCCATCGCCGACCCGGAGGACAAGGAAGCCCTCTCCCTGCTGCGCCGCTCGAGCGGCGCTCCCAGGGTCATCCTGTACATCGCGCCGGAAAGCCGGATCCGGAGCCGGATCGCCTCCCTCTATCATGGCCGCGCCGACGCATCGTCGCGGGATCACGTCATCGACCTTCCGGACCTGTTCGAAGAGGAAAAGGAGAAGCGGGCCGCCGGGTCCGCGGAACCGAAGGCGGCCGGAGGAAAAGCGCTGCCGCGGGCCGGGATCCTGCTGTACACCGGGCAGGTGTTCCTCAAGAACGTGCTTCCTTCGGTCTTCGAGCGGGAGGGAGCGCGTCTTGCCGTGGCGACCTCGGTCGACCAGATCGTCGAAGCGCTCCAGGCGGGCGAATGGAACCGGGTCCTCGTGTCGGAAGACGTCCGCGGGGAGTTCGAACGGTTCCTCTCGGGGCCCGGAAGCCGCATCGCCGTTCCGGAAGTGACGTATTTCCGGACCGTGGCGAACGCCCTCCTCGAGAACCCGGTCCCGTACGAGAAAATGTTCGAATCCCTGCTGGCGGCGGTCCGGCGCATCGCCGGCCCGCGTTCGGCCGGCTCCGCCGGGTCCCCGGCGTACGCGCTGATCTCGAAGGAGATCGTGGAGGTCGGCCGGGGCCTGGGCCTGGGCCGCGTCGTCGTCGACGGCCTTCGGATCGCGGCGCACCTGCTGACCCCGCCGACGGAGCGGAAGGACGGGGCGGCGGACCACCCCCCCCGCCCGGGAGCGAACCTGTTCGGGGATCTCGATGCGTCGATCCGGGTCGCCGTATCACTCGAATTTCCCTGGGACATCGCGGCCTGCCTGCGACTCCTCGGAACGGCGGCCCCGGCCGGAGGAAGCTCCTCCCCGCCCGAGGAAGGGAGAAGGGCGTTGCACACCGCGGCCGGCCTCCTTGCGCTCGTGTGGTACCGTCACCAGGCGTTGCCGTCCCTTCACGGCGGGACCGGGGGGGATCCCGAGGCCCTCAAGTCCGGGCTCCGCGCCCAGGCGGGACGCCTGGCGCCGTCGTCCGTGGTCGAGGCGTACGTCCGGGTGCTCGAACAGTCCGACGCCTTTTCCGGCGCCGGGAAGGACATCATCGTCGTCGGCGAAGTCGACCCGCCGTCGTCGAACCTCTTCCTGGAGCTGAAGCAGCACGGGTTCCGGGTCGCGCGGGTCGATGATCTCGCGGAGGCGCGAAAGCTCTTCCTCCGCCGCCGGCCGGCGGCGATCGTCCTTCGCGTCGACGAGTCGCTGTCCGCCGCCGACGTGTTCTGCCGTTTCCTCCGCGAGGAGGAAGGAGACTCCGACACGGTGCTGTTCGCCGTTACGCAACGGAGCGAGCCGTCGTTCCTCCTGAACCTCATGGACACCTGGTTCAGCGACGTGTTCACCCTTCCCATGAACGGCCAGGTCGTCGTCGCCCGGATCTCCCGGGCGCTCTCCGGCCGGGAGAGGGGGGCCGCCGGCCCGGTCGGGCAAGGGTTCAGCGCCACCTTCAAGGATCTGTCGTTCGTGGATCTCGTCCAGGCGCTGGGGACCGGCGGGAAGAGCGTCCGCATGCGGATCGAACACGTAGGCGGGGTGCAGACCGACATCTGCTTCCGGAAGGGGCGGATCGTGTTCGCGGAGTGCGGGCAGGAGAAGGGTGTCGACGCCGTGTACCGGGTCATCTGCCGGCAGGACGAAGGCAGCTTCCGGATCGAGCCGATCCGGTCGTTTCCCCCGGAGAACGTGTCGGTTCCGACCGACTACATCCTCCTGGAGGGATCCCGCCGTCTCGACGAGCATCGCGCCCGGCATTGA
- a CDS encoding response regulator, whose protein sequence is MEENARSEPVDELRRAQQELEALRIKYFDLYDMAPVGYFTVSGKGLILEANLRGADLLGVERKRLIRQPLARYIVPEDQDLYYLHRKRLSESGARQEFEIRMCRQDGSPFFARLEMGAERDGENGPPVCRTTVSDITAHKKLEEEKRNLEGKMRQSQKLESMGVLSGGIAHDFNNLLMVVLGHAEMASREIPPTSVVRGNLTEITTAAQRAADLSRQMLAYAGRSVFALERVELRDLLEAMTPLLQAAISKKAILNLDLQRDLPLIQADPSQIRQVVLSLISNASDAIGDRNGVITVSLGARRFDDESLRRTELHDDFAPGLYVRLQVTDTGHGMDAATQTRIFEPFFTTKFAGRGLGLAAVQGIVRAHRGALTVYSEPGKGTTFQILFPAVKDDRKEARTIDASSPSADWRGKGTILLVDDEKSLVDLGAKMLERLGFSVLTAFDGLQAVERYRELGHEIDLVLMDLTMPHMDGANAFAEMRRLNPEVRVVLASGYSPEDVGSRFAGKSIDGVLQKPFTIEKLRETLAGLVPERQAGEA, encoded by the coding sequence ATGGAGGAAAATGCGCGTTCCGAACCCGTCGACGAATTGCGCCGGGCGCAGCAGGAACTCGAAGCGTTGCGCATCAAGTACTTCGACCTGTACGACATGGCGCCGGTGGGGTATTTCACCGTCAGCGGGAAGGGGTTGATCCTCGAGGCGAATCTCCGGGGCGCCGATCTGCTGGGCGTCGAACGGAAGCGGTTGATCCGGCAGCCGCTGGCCCGATATATCGTTCCGGAGGATCAGGACCTCTACTACCTGCACCGCAAACGCCTGTCCGAATCGGGCGCGCGGCAGGAGTTCGAGATCCGGATGTGCCGCCAGGACGGCTCCCCGTTCTTTGCCCGATTGGAGATGGGCGCCGAGCGGGATGGGGAAAACGGCCCGCCGGTCTGCCGTACCACGGTGAGCGACATCACGGCGCACAAGAAGCTGGAGGAGGAGAAGCGGAACCTCGAGGGGAAGATGCGGCAGAGCCAGAAGCTGGAAAGCATGGGTGTCCTGTCGGGGGGGATCGCGCACGATTTCAACAATCTGCTCATGGTTGTCCTGGGACACGCCGAAATGGCCTCCAGGGAGATCCCTCCGACGTCCGTCGTCCGGGGAAACCTCACCGAAATCACGACCGCAGCGCAGCGGGCCGCCGATCTGTCCCGGCAGATGCTGGCGTACGCCGGCAGATCGGTGTTCGCGCTGGAGCGGGTGGAACTGCGGGACCTGCTGGAGGCGATGACGCCGCTGCTGCAGGCGGCGATCTCGAAGAAGGCGATCCTGAACCTCGACCTCCAGCGCGATTTGCCTCTCATCCAGGCGGACCCGAGCCAGATCCGGCAGGTCGTGTTGAGCTTGATCAGCAACGCGTCGGATGCGATCGGCGACCGGAACGGGGTGATCACGGTATCGTTGGGCGCGAGGCGGTTCGACGACGAGTCCCTGCGCCGGACGGAACTGCACGATGACTTCGCGCCGGGGCTGTACGTACGGTTGCAGGTGACCGACACCGGCCACGGGATGGACGCGGCAACGCAGACGCGCATCTTCGAGCCGTTCTTCACCACGAAGTTCGCGGGGCGGGGGCTGGGGCTGGCCGCCGTCCAGGGGATCGTCCGTGCGCACAGGGGAGCGCTGACGGTGTACAGCGAACCCGGGAAGGGGACGACGTTCCAGATCCTCTTCCCGGCGGTAAAAGACGATCGGAAGGAAGCTCGGACGATCGATGCCTCCTCCCCATCGGCCGACTGGCGGGGAAAGGGGACGATCCTGCTGGTGGACGACGAGAAGAGCCTGGTCGACCTGGGAGCGAAGATGCTGGAGCGCCTGGGCTTCAGCGTGCTGACGGCCTTCGACGGCCTGCAGGCGGTGGAGCGGTACCGTGAGCTGGGCCATGAGATCGACCTGGTCCTGATGGACCTGACGATGCCCCACATGGATGGAGCGAATGCGTTCGCCGAAATGCGCCGGTTGAACCCCGAGGTCCGCGTCGTCCTTGCCAGCGGGTACAGCCCGGAAGATGTGGGGTCCCGCTTCGCGGGGAAAAGCATCGACGGGGTATTGCAGAAGCCGTTCACCATCGAGAAGTTGCGGGAAACGCTCGCCGGGCTCGTGCCGGAGCGGCAGGCCGGGGAGGCGTGA
- a CDS encoding ATP-binding protein, with protein sequence MPGTENLPPEVYRALFECHPAPMWVYDLDTLRFLAVNDAAILHYGYSSDEFLSMTIRDIRPPEDVPALLENVARVTEGIDLAGVWRHRKKDGSLIDVSIVSHTLLFGGRKAELVMATDVTGKLRLEASLRQAQKYEAIGLLAGGVAHNLNNLMTVVEGYSTMVLDRMAPSAPWRREVEAIHRAGKRAVGLTSKLLGYSRRQLVQPVDVDLSVFLPGLEEEIRRAAGPGIDVSFLASSTALVVRIDPDLLRNVILHIVDNARDAMPGGGSLIMRVMETDRSGEERSLVPPGRYALLSLTDTGVGMESNIQAHIFDPFFTTKGFGMGEGLSLPAAYGFVKQSKGFIFVDSTPGRGTTVSLYFPSIGPGREEPAAP encoded by the coding sequence ATGCCCGGCACCGAGAATCTCCCGCCGGAAGTGTACAGGGCGCTGTTCGAGTGTCACCCCGCGCCGATGTGGGTGTACGACCTCGATACGCTGCGGTTTCTCGCGGTAAACGACGCCGCGATCCTTCACTACGGCTATTCCTCCGACGAGTTCCTGTCCATGACGATCCGGGACATCCGTCCCCCCGAAGACGTTCCGGCGCTGCTCGAGAACGTCGCACGGGTCACGGAAGGGATCGACCTGGCGGGGGTGTGGCGGCACAGGAAAAAGGACGGGAGCCTGATCGACGTCTCGATCGTATCCCACACCCTCCTCTTCGGCGGACGGAAAGCGGAGTTGGTGATGGCGACCGACGTCACCGGGAAACTCCGGCTGGAGGCGTCGCTGCGGCAGGCGCAGAAGTACGAGGCGATCGGGTTGCTCGCGGGGGGAGTCGCCCACAACCTGAACAACCTCATGACGGTCGTCGAGGGCTACAGCACCATGGTCCTGGACCGGATGGCGCCGTCGGCCCCGTGGCGCCGGGAAGTCGAGGCGATCCACAGGGCCGGAAAGCGCGCCGTGGGCCTGACGTCGAAGTTGCTCGGGTACAGTCGCCGGCAGCTGGTGCAGCCGGTGGACGTGGACCTGTCCGTCTTTCTTCCGGGATTGGAGGAGGAGATCCGCCGCGCCGCCGGCCCGGGGATCGATGTTTCCTTCCTCGCGTCTTCCACCGCGCTGGTCGTCCGGATCGACCCGGATCTGCTCCGCAACGTCATTCTCCACATCGTCGACAACGCCCGCGACGCCATGCCCGGGGGCGGGTCGCTCATCATGCGCGTTATGGAGACGGATCGGTCGGGGGAGGAACGGTCCCTGGTGCCGCCCGGCCGCTATGCGCTTTTGTCCCTGACCGATACCGGGGTCGGGATGGAATCGAATATACAGGCCCACATCTTCGACCCCTTCTTCACCACGAAAGGATTCGGGATGGGCGAAGGGTTGTCGCTCCCCGCCGCGTACGGGTTCGTCAAGCAGAGCAAAGGGTTCATCTTCGTCGACAGCACCCCGGGCCGGGGGACCACCGTATCCCTCTACTTTCCGTCCATCGGTCCCGGCCGGGAAGAGCCCGCAGCTCCATGA
- a CDS encoding type IV pilus twitching motility protein PilT: MPRIDAFLKIMQQSGASDLHLGDGYSPFLRMHGILETTQHRVFSPEEVKILFFEMLTDAQIKELETAGEIDFMYELSGVARFRINIYKKHVGLAGAFRIIPNKIPTLDGLGFPETLKKLLSHRNGLILVTGPTNSGKTTTLAAMVDYLNETRNHHIITLEDPLEYIHTNKNCLINQRQIGQHSRSFAKALRSALREDPNVVLVGEMRDNETISLALTAAETGLLVLGTLHTKSAAQTVSRIVDAFPSNQQDQIRMALSEVLVGVCSQQLVKRADGSGRVAALEVMMRTPAIGNLIRESKTQQIGNALVTGRALGMQKLEHHLRDLVSRKIISPEEAALHAENPQDFLVARKDAPAEKPAPPRTP, translated from the coding sequence ATGCCGAGAATCGATGCTTTTTTGAAAATCATGCAGCAGTCCGGCGCGTCCGACCTCCATCTTGGAGACGGCTACTCGCCGTTTCTCCGGATGCACGGGATCCTCGAAACAACGCAGCACCGGGTCTTTTCCCCCGAAGAAGTGAAGATCCTTTTTTTCGAGATGCTGACGGACGCCCAGATCAAGGAGCTGGAAACCGCCGGAGAAATCGATTTCATGTACGAATTGTCCGGGGTGGCCCGTTTCCGGATCAACATCTATAAAAAACACGTCGGATTGGCCGGCGCCTTCAGGATCATTCCCAACAAGATCCCGACGCTCGACGGATTGGGATTCCCCGAAACCCTCAAGAAGCTGCTGTCCCACAGGAACGGCCTGATCCTGGTGACCGGACCGACGAACTCCGGGAAGACGACGACGCTCGCGGCCATGGTGGACTACCTGAACGAGACGAGGAACCACCACATCATCACGCTCGAGGACCCCCTCGAGTACATCCACACGAACAAGAATTGCCTGATCAACCAGCGGCAGATCGGCCAGCACAGCCGGTCCTTCGCCAAGGCGCTGCGTTCGGCGCTTCGCGAAGATCCGAACGTGGTCCTCGTGGGGGAGATGAGGGACAACGAAACGATTTCCCTCGCGCTTACGGCGGCGGAAACCGGACTGCTGGTCCTGGGGACGCTTCACACGAAATCGGCGGCGCAGACCGTCAGCCGGATCGTCGACGCGTTTCCATCGAACCAGCAGGACCAGATCCGGATGGCGCTGTCGGAGGTCCTCGTGGGCGTCTGCAGCCAGCAGCTCGTGAAGCGGGCGGACGGTTCGGGCCGGGTCGCGGCGCTCGAGGTCATGATGAGGACCCCTGCCATCGGGAATCTCATCCGCGAATCGAAAACGCAGCAGATCGGAAACGCCCTCGTGACCGGAAGGGCGCTGGGGATGCAGAAGCTGGAGCACCACCTCCGGGATCTGGTGTCCCGGAAAATCATCAGCCCGGAGGAAGCCGCGCTGCACGCCGAGAACCCGCAGGACTTTCTCGTCGCGAGGAAAGACGCTCCCGCGGAAAAACCCGCTCCGCCGAGGACCCCGTGA
- a CDS encoding Smr/MutS family protein produces MEETRRRREPAGEIDLHGLTVAEALSRLAACYNARLRAGDTGPIRVIHGYGSSGRGGDLRTAIRELLSRHAGRLEFVPGETYFNNPGVTVVYPKHPLPAPSPNLRTGRR; encoded by the coding sequence ATGGAGGAAACCCGGCGTCGGCGGGAACCGGCGGGGGAGATCGACCTGCACGGGCTGACCGTCGCGGAAGCGCTCTCCCGCCTCGCCGCCTGTTACAACGCGCGGCTTCGGGCGGGGGACACCGGCCCGATCCGCGTGATCCACGGCTACGGATCCTCGGGCCGCGGCGGCGACCTGCGGACCGCAATTCGCGAGCTGCTCTCCCGCCACGCCGGCCGCCTCGAATTCGTCCCCGGCGAGACGTACTTCAACAACCCCGGCGTGACGGTCGTCTACCCGAAGCACCCGCTCCCCGCGCCTTCACCGAACCTCCGGACGGGACGGCGCTAG
- a CDS encoding MFS transporter: protein MLQARVFLLVAATFSTIYLTQPVLPVLREEFGIDAAKASLTVSAVIFGIALATLPFGRLADRFPARPIILAGGTLASLCGFLCAATNSFPLLVAARFLQGVFVPSLTTCLVVYLARRLPAGRLNVAMGAYVSATVAGGLGGRLLAGFLHPPLHWRYAFVTASIFLLLATLDAGRWLPREEKLLDAGGEGGGFAALLSRHDLLRIFSVGAASFGAFSSVFNYLPFHLAGPPFLLSTHLITMLYLSYLVGVGIGPFAGRLGNRLGNGTTMAVGGAVFGASVLFTLVSSVAAVAASLAGVCAGFFIVHTAAVGALNRKLAAGRGRGNSLYVLFYYLGGTAGITASGLAYRREGWRGVVALVVVLLLVPVAAGILEARGEIQAASVAGSKDRPRHFR from the coding sequence TTGCTCCAGGCGAGGGTGTTCCTCCTGGTGGCCGCGACGTTCTCGACGATCTACCTTACCCAGCCCGTGCTCCCGGTCCTGCGGGAAGAGTTCGGGATTGACGCGGCGAAGGCGTCCCTCACGGTATCCGCCGTGATCTTCGGGATCGCGCTGGCCACCTTGCCGTTCGGACGCCTGGCGGACCGCTTTCCCGCCCGTCCGATCATCCTCGCCGGCGGGACGCTCGCTTCCCTGTGCGGTTTTCTCTGCGCGGCCACGAACAGTTTCCCGCTCCTGGTGGCGGCGAGGTTTCTCCAGGGGGTGTTCGTCCCGTCACTCACCACGTGTCTCGTGGTGTACCTCGCCCGCCGTCTTCCCGCCGGGCGGCTGAACGTTGCGATGGGGGCCTACGTCTCCGCCACGGTTGCGGGGGGGCTGGGCGGAAGATTGCTCGCGGGGTTCCTCCATCCGCCCCTTCACTGGCGCTACGCCTTCGTAACCGCCTCCATTTTCCTCCTCCTCGCGACCCTCGATGCGGGGCGGTGGCTTCCGCGGGAGGAGAAGCTCCTCGACGCGGGAGGGGAAGGAGGGGGGTTCGCCGCGCTGCTCTCGCGTCACGACCTGTTGCGGATCTTCTCCGTCGGCGCGGCGTCGTTCGGGGCCTTCTCCTCCGTATTCAACTATCTCCCGTTCCATCTTGCCGGGCCGCCGTTCCTGTTGTCCACGCACCTCATCACGATGCTCTACCTTTCCTACCTGGTCGGCGTCGGAATCGGCCCCTTCGCGGGGCGGCTCGGGAACCGGCTGGGCAACGGGACCACGATGGCGGTCGGTGGAGCGGTGTTCGGCGCTTCGGTCCTCTTCACGCTTGTCTCGTCGGTCGCGGCCGTGGCGGCGTCGCTCGCGGGGGTGTGCGCCGGTTTTTTCATCGTGCATACCGCTGCCGTGGGTGCGTTGAACCGGAAGCTTGCGGCCGGTCGCGGGAGGGGGAATTCCCTATACGTTCTCTTCTATTACCTTGGGGGGACGGCCGGGATCACGGCGAGCGGACTTGCGTATCGCCGTGAGGGATGGAGGGGCGTGGTTGCCCTGGTGGTGGTCCTCCTTCTGGTCCCGGTCGCCGCGGGGATCCTGGAGGCCCGGGGAGAAATACAGGCAGCCTCCGTCGCAGGCAGTAAAGATCGACCCCGGCATTTCCGATAA
- a CDS encoding flavodoxin family protein, with amino-acid sequence MRVVGFNGSARKGGNTTSLLRHVFAELEKEGIGTELLELSGKRIRGCTACYKCFANKDRRCAVKGDAANDCIAKIDGADGILLGSPTYFADVTAEMKALIDRAGMVGRANENLYRRKVGAAVVAVRRAGAIHAFDTMNHFFLIAQMIVPGSSYWNIGVGREIGDAEKDEEGVATMRTLGRNMAWLMKALASAKEE; translated from the coding sequence ATGCGCGTGGTGGGATTCAACGGAAGCGCCCGGAAGGGCGGGAACACGACCTCGCTCCTTCGGCACGTGTTCGCGGAGCTGGAGAAGGAGGGGATCGGAACCGAGCTGCTGGAATTGTCCGGAAAGCGGATCCGCGGGTGCACCGCCTGCTACAAATGCTTCGCGAACAAGGACCGCCGGTGCGCGGTGAAGGGCGACGCGGCGAACGACTGCATCGCGAAGATCGACGGAGCCGACGGCATCCTGCTGGGATCTCCCACCTACTTCGCCGACGTCACCGCGGAGATGAAGGCGCTGATCGACCGGGCGGGGATGGTCGGACGCGCCAACGAAAACCTGTATCGGCGGAAAGTCGGCGCCGCCGTGGTGGCGGTGCGCCGTGCCGGCGCGATCCACGCCTTCGACACGATGAACCACTTCTTCCTCATCGCCCAGATGATCGTCCCCGGTTCGAGCTACTGGAACATCGGGGTCGGCCGGGAGATCGGCGACGCGGAGAAGGACGAGGAGGGGGTGGCGACGATGCGCACGCTCGGGCGGAACATGGCATGGCTGATGAAGGCGCTTGCGTCGGCGAAGGAGGAATGA